The window CATCAGCGCCACCTCGCTGAGCACGAACACATCGACCCGCTCGAGCGCAGACGCCTGCAGTTGAGCCAGGCGCTGGCGCACGGCATCCGGCCCCACGACGACATCGACGACATCGGGCGCCGCGCGCTGCTCGGCTCCGTGCCGATACAGCTCACTGAAGTGCACGAGCGCCTCGTGCGCGGCGGCCAGTCGCCGTTCGCTCTCCAACAGCAACGGACGCAGAGCAAGCGAAGGCGGGGATGCCACCACCCGGTCGGGTGCCGAGGCCTGACGGGCGACCAGCCCGGCACCCTCGAGTTCGTCGACGAGTCGGCGCACCCGCACGCTGTCGAGCCCGGTGACCCGGGCGAGCTCGTCGGGAGCTGCCGACGGCGCGGCCAGCAGGCTGCGGTAGAGCAGAACGTGATCGTCATCGAGCCCGATCGCGTCGAGCATGCGGCCTCCAGATCTGCGGCGTCGATGGCTGGCGGATGACGGCCATGGCGGTTCTTCGCCACCACGTTATACCGCGCGGTATGGGAATGTGGGCCTCGCTCCCCAATCAGGAAAGGGTTCTCATGGATCACCCCCACAATCGCCCCGCACGTCGACGTGCGCGGGCGACGCTGGCCGCCACGACCGGCGTCGCCTTGGGCCTCGGCGGGCTCGGCGCGGCCGCCCTCCCCGCCGAGGCGGCATCCTCGCACCAGGACAGCCCGGCGACCGCCGAGGCCGTGCACAGAGTGACACTCATCACCGGCGACACGGTGACCGTCACCGATCGCTCCGACGGCACCCACACCGTCGACGTCGACACAGTCACCGACGGCGACGGGTACAAGACACTGCAGGTCGGCGACGACCTTCACGTCATTCCCGACAGCGTCGAGTCGTACCTCGCCCATGGCGTGCTCGACGACGACCTTTTCAACGTCAGCCTGCTCATCGAGGACGGATACGACGACGCGCACGTGGATGCCACGCCGATCATCGTGCAGACCGACGGTGGCACCACCCGCTCGGCTCCGGCTCCCGGCCTGACCGTGCAGCGTGCGCTGCCCAGCATCGACGCGCAGGCAGTCACCGCGTCGCACGCCAAGGCCGCACAGACGTGGGAGGCGCTCACACGCACGAGCACGAAGACGCGCTCGGCGGCAGCATCCGGCTTCGCCGGTGGCATCACCGCAATCCACCTCGACGGCAAGGTCAAGGCGACCCTCGACACCTCGGTGCCGTGGATCGGCGCTCCCGACGCGTGGGATGCCGGATACACCGGCGACGGCGTGACCGTCGCCGTGCTCGACACCGGTTACGACGCCACCCACCCCGACCTGAAGGGTCAGGTCCTTGACGGCTCGCAGAGCTTCGTACCGGGTGAAGCCGTGAGCAGCGACCCCGAGGGACACGGCACCCACGTCACCTCGACGATCGTGGGCACAGGAGCGGCCAGCGACGGAAAGTACCGTGGCGTCGCCGACGGTGCGAAGGCGATCGTCGGCAAGGTCCTGGCCAATGACGGCTTCGGTCAGGACTCGTGGATCATCGCCGGCATGGAGTGGGCTGCGAAGAACGCCCCGATCGTGTCGATGAGCCTCGGTTCGACCACGCCCAGCGACGGCACCGACCTGATGTCCGAAGCGCTCGACGAGATCTCGGAACAGACCGGAGCGCTGTTCATCGTCGCGGCCGGCAACGCCACCAACCCCGAGACGATCGGTGCCCCCGGCGCCGCCGCCGATGCCCTCACCGTCGGCTCGGTCGACGACCCGTCGGGCGCGCTGTCGTGGTTTTCCAGCCAGGGTCCGCTGACCCTGTCGGGGGCGATGAAGCCCGATATCGCCGGCCCCGGCAACGACATCACCGCAGCCCGTTCGGCCCAGAGCGCCGGCGAGGGCTACTACGTCAGCATGAGCGGCACCTCGATGGCCACGCCGCACATCGCCGGCGCAGCCGCGATCCTCAAGCAGCAGCATCCGGACTACACCGCCGACCAGCTGCGGGCTCTTTTGACCAGCACATCGCGTGACGTCGGGCTGAACCCCTACCAAGCCGGCGTCGGCGTGGTCGATCTGACCACCGCCATCGACGCGGACGTCGTAGCCTCGGGGTCGGCAGACTTCGGGATGCTGCACTGGGGCGATGATCCGACCACTCTGGAGCGCACCGTCACATACACGAACAACGGCTCGGCCGAGGTGACCCTCGACCTCGACGTCGCCGTCTCCGATACCACGCCCGCCGGCGACGGCGGAGTCGAGCCGCTGTCGGCCGAGGTCGCACCCAGCGATGTCGTGAGTGTGAGCGCCGATTCGCTCACCGTGCCCGCCGGCGAAAGCCGCGAGGTCACCCTGACCGCCGACCAGGCGGCCGTGGCCGCCGGGCATCAGCTCTCGGGCGCACTGGTCGCCTCGATCGAGGGCACCGCAGTGGCCCGCACCGCGATCGGCATCATCGCCGAGGACGAGCGCTACAGCCTGCACCTGACCGCGACCGATTTCGACGGCCAGCCCACCGAGGCCACCGCATGGCTGTGGAATGCCGAGAACCAGGCCTATCAGATCGTCGACGTCGCCGGCCAGGCGACACTGCGGCTGCCGGCCGGCTCGTACAGCGTGTTCTCGTACATGACGCTGAACAAGAGCGCCGACAGCGCCGTCGAGGTTCTCACCGGCGACCCATCGGTCGACCTCACCTCCGAAGGTGCGACCGTCGCACTGGACGCACGTACGGCGAAGAAGGTCTCGGTCGACGTCGGAGAACGAGGGCTTGAGACCACGGTGAACCGGATGGACTTCGCCGTCGACGGCTTCACCGGCAGCGCCTCTCTTCCGGTGACGATGGACGGCTTCTATGCGCAGCCGATGAACGCCGACGCCGACCAGGACTTCACGTACTCGGTGCGCTGGCGGCTGCAGCACCCGACACTCACGGTGAAGGCGGGGAGCCGCAACCTGGACCTCATCGTGGCGGCCGGATCCACCCCTCTCGATGGCAAGCTACGCGCGAGCGCGGTGGATGCGGGCGACGGCTCCACCGACGCCTTCGCCGCCGTGGCAGCGAAGGGCAAGGTGGCCGTGGTCACCCACTCGTCGACCATCACGCCCGGCCAGCAGGCCGAGAACGCTCTGAACGCGGGCGCGAAGCTGCTGATCATCGTCAACGACGCCGACGGTGAGTTCAGCGAGTGGGCAGGCTCGGCCGACTACACGCAGCCGACCAAGCTGGCCGTCGCGCAGATCAGCGGCGTGCAGGGCCGTGCCCTGTTGGCCGACATCACGCGCCACCCCGTACAGGTGTCGGGCACCGGCATCCCGTACTCGCAGGCGATCTG is drawn from Microbacterium protaetiae and contains these coding sequences:
- a CDS encoding S8 family serine peptidase translates to MDHPHNRPARRRARATLAATTGVALGLGGLGAAALPAEAASSHQDSPATAEAVHRVTLITGDTVTVTDRSDGTHTVDVDTVTDGDGYKTLQVGDDLHVIPDSVESYLAHGVLDDDLFNVSLLIEDGYDDAHVDATPIIVQTDGGTTRSAPAPGLTVQRALPSIDAQAVTASHAKAAQTWEALTRTSTKTRSAAASGFAGGITAIHLDGKVKATLDTSVPWIGAPDAWDAGYTGDGVTVAVLDTGYDATHPDLKGQVLDGSQSFVPGEAVSSDPEGHGTHVTSTIVGTGAASDGKYRGVADGAKAIVGKVLANDGFGQDSWIIAGMEWAAKNAPIVSMSLGSTTPSDGTDLMSEALDEISEQTGALFIVAAGNATNPETIGAPGAAADALTVGSVDDPSGALSWFSSQGPLTLSGAMKPDIAGPGNDITAARSAQSAGEGYYVSMSGTSMATPHIAGAAAILKQQHPDYTADQLRALLTSTSRDVGLNPYQAGVGVVDLTTAIDADVVASGSADFGMLHWGDDPTTLERTVTYTNNGSAEVTLDLDVAVSDTTPAGDGGVEPLSAEVAPSDVVSVSADSLTVPAGESREVTLTADQAAVAAGHQLSGALVASIEGTAVARTAIGIIAEDERYSLHLTATDFDGQPTEATAWLWNAENQAYQIVDVAGQATLRLPAGSYSVFSYMTLNKSADSAVEVLTGDPSVDLTSEGATVALDARTAKKVSVDVGERGLETTVNRMDFAVDGFTGSASLPVTMDGFYAQPMNADADQDFTYSVRWRLQHPTLTVKAGSRNLDLIVAAGSTPLDGKLRASAVDAGDGSTDAFAAVAAKGKVAVVTHSSTITPGQQAENALNAGAKLLIIVNDADGEFSEWAGSADYTQPTKLAVAQISGVQGRALLADITRHPVQVSGTGIPYSQAIWDISRFEDGKISANQAYRPGRLAQIQTTYSGDDTQTVAEFRYDFVPGVEYGTGFTYAVPRGMTRTEWVSTRDVRWLQEPEIVEAAWQVRDVLHSYKAGQRTSTSYFDGIVRPYIGPGYWAPYASGDGVTLNVPSWADGISPERTGTADTYAADPHTSQQLDLYVDGQMAGSGSYQSLSAYGLADGAHDLKIVNTATQDGTLLGDQSTSTRTEWTTTATTDASNYDQHMLPLLQGYYSIDDDTKGRHRPSTSETLNVQVGHLAGAVGSAKVTGATAQVRVNGGKWQSVKLTLRSRDTSGPGEASGMFPTGRAYVASYTAEVPTNKAGWVDLKVTAKDAAGNTFAQQITHAFQISASHQGHPKP